A stretch of Acidobacteriota bacterium DNA encodes these proteins:
- a CDS encoding AAA family ATPase has protein sequence MTVKPHIDELFERRITCPDVDVQARLARLVGIDEQKTRLAKSLALLVNPGSLEDWARRHHHEVRALLDSVLRRPPLVVLAGDVGSGKTELAETIGDSVARQVRIEITLLPLSLSTRGQGRVGEMTQLLSAAFDYTVAEATRLKSTSGRARGAVILLVDEADALAQSRESSQMHHEDRAGVNAFIRGVDRIANARVPAAVIMCTNRLTALDPAVRRRAADVLTFGRPNDEQRRTLLSDALSAVGFRRQELDALVAATGPRRGGPEHGFTFSDLTQRLLPAIVLDAYPTGPVSATRAVEIARAMAATPPFREDNVS, from the coding sequence GTGACCGTAAAGCCCCATATCGATGAACTGTTCGAGCGACGCATCACCTGTCCCGACGTCGATGTCCAGGCGCGACTGGCGAGGCTTGTCGGCATCGACGAGCAGAAGACCAGACTTGCGAAGAGCCTGGCGTTGCTGGTGAACCCGGGCAGTCTGGAGGACTGGGCTCGCCGCCATCATCACGAGGTCCGTGCGCTACTGGATTCGGTGTTGCGGAGGCCGCCGCTCGTCGTGCTAGCCGGAGACGTCGGGTCTGGGAAGACCGAACTCGCTGAGACCATTGGCGATTCAGTCGCCCGGCAAGTGCGGATCGAGATCACTCTGTTGCCATTGAGTCTCTCAACCCGAGGTCAAGGCCGTGTGGGGGAAATGACGCAGCTGTTGTCAGCGGCGTTCGATTACACGGTGGCCGAGGCTACCAGACTGAAATCTACCTCAGGCCGTGCGCGCGGCGCGGTGATCCTGCTGGTCGATGAGGCCGACGCGCTCGCGCAGTCGCGCGAATCGTCCCAAATGCACCACGAGGATCGTGCAGGCGTCAACGCGTTCATCAGAGGCGTCGACCGGATAGCGAACGCGAGGGTGCCCGCGGCGGTGATCATGTGCACGAACCGGCTGACAGCGCTAGATCCGGCCGTCCGAAGGAGAGCGGCCGACGTGCTGACCTTCGGACGACCGAACGATGAACAGCGCCGCACGCTGCTGTCGGATGCTCTCAGCGCCGTCGGGTTCAGGCGGCAGGAGCTAGACGCCCTCGTGGCCGCAACAGGCCCGCGGCGCGGAGGGCCGGAACATGGCTTCACGTTCTCGGACCTGACACAACGGCTGTTGCCGGCGATCGTGCTGGATGCCTATCCTACCGGCCCCGTCAGCGCTACCCGCGCTGTCGAAATTGCCAGAGCGATGGCGGCCACTCCACCGTTTCGTGAAGATAACGTCTCATGA
- a CDS encoding type II toxin-antitoxin system VapC family toxin, whose translation MASNIVIDTSAILAVLLDEPEKDAVVEKTLGTILGAPASLRWEVGNAATAGVKRRRLTEERARQLMTDFESVTIRELTIDIKRAVDLGLELRIYAYDAYILEAARASGFPLLTLDGPIQRNARKMGLSLVELDL comes from the coding sequence ATGGCATCGAACATCGTGATCGACACCTCGGCCATCCTGGCTGTGCTCCTCGACGAGCCAGAGAAGGACGCGGTCGTCGAGAAGACGCTGGGCACAATTCTGGGAGCTCCAGCGTCCCTACGCTGGGAGGTTGGGAACGCGGCCACGGCCGGCGTCAAGAGACGGCGACTCACGGAGGAGCGGGCACGCCAGCTGATGACCGACTTCGAGTCGGTGACGATTCGCGAGCTAACGATCGACATCAAGAGGGCCGTTGATCTCGGTCTGGAGCTCCGCATCTACGCGTACGACGCCTACATCCTGGAAGCGGCTCGGGCATCCGGATTCCCGTTGCTCACTCTGGACGGCCCGATCCAGAGGAATGCGCGGAAGATGGGCCTTTCGTTGGTGGAGTTGGACCTATGA
- a CDS encoding type II toxin-antitoxin system Phd/YefM family antitoxin — MKLYTYSTARQRLADVLEEASREGEVQIRRQDGRVYAVTPVATPAESPFANVTGRAVKGVTSKDLIRATREEGWARGGRALRISPNRGGVARTKRRAG; from the coding sequence ATGAAGCTCTACACCTACTCGACAGCACGACAGCGTCTGGCCGACGTGCTCGAAGAGGCGTCCCGAGAAGGAGAAGTCCAGATCCGACGCCAGGATGGTCGTGTGTACGCCGTGACGCCCGTCGCGACGCCTGCCGAGTCGCCATTCGCGAATGTCACGGGTCGGGCCGTCAAGGGCGTGACATCGAAGGACCTGATCCGAGCAACGCGCGAGGAGGGTTGGGCTCGGGGAGGACGTGCGCTGCGCATCAGTCCAAACAGAGGTGGAGTTGCACGCACCAAGCGGCGCGCTGGTTGA
- a CDS encoding antitoxin, translating to MKLDTDEKGLLESVTRGEWKSAGGGKRERTKYARYAKATFREDRRLNIRLSSKDLEAIQERALAEGLPYQTLISSLLHKYASGRLKEI from the coding sequence ATGAAGCTTGATACCGACGAGAAGGGACTGCTCGAATCGGTCACGCGCGGCGAGTGGAAGTCGGCCGGCGGGGGCAAGCGTGAGCGCACCAAATACGCCCGCTACGCCAAGGCGACGTTCCGCGAGGACCGACGGCTGAACATCCGACTGTCGAGCAAGGACCTGGAAGCGATCCAGGAGCGGGCCCTGGCGGAGGGACTTCCGTACCAGACGTTGATCTCCAGCCTATTGCACAAGTACGCGTCGGGGCGACTGAAGGAGATCTGA
- a CDS encoding IS481 family transposase: MTRVVFEDWTQAEAAEAFGVSVRTVAKWVRRFRHGGVAALEDGSSRPGPASHQTAELAVWLIRWLRTQHGLPAWAIALALRMPRSTVSAWLRRLGLQRPVVAPAVPVQRYEWPAAGDLLPVDIKPLGKIGCVGHRIHGDRRRATRGIGWEYVHVAVDDHSRIAYVEVLADPLGPTCAAFLQRAVAWFAARGITIRRVLSDNGSGYVSTVFRAACEALAVRHKRTRAYTPRTNGKAERFIQTLLREWAYVVPYATSRERRDRLRRYVRFYHRERPHGALDYQVPWTRLQSAA, from the coding sequence GTGACGCGCGTGGTGTTCGAGGACTGGACCCAGGCGGAGGCGGCCGAGGCGTTCGGCGTCAGTGTGCGGACCGTGGCCAAGTGGGTGCGTCGGTTTCGGCATGGCGGTGTGGCGGCGCTCGAGGACGGTTCGTCGCGGCCAGGGCCCGCGTCGCACCAGACCGCGGAGCTGGCCGTCTGGCTGATTCGCTGGTTGCGCACCCAGCACGGCTTGCCGGCGTGGGCGATCGCGCTGGCGTTGCGGATGCCGCGGTCCACGGTGAGCGCCTGGCTGCGCCGCCTCGGGCTGCAGCGTCCGGTTGTCGCGCCTGCGGTGCCCGTGCAGCGGTACGAGTGGCCCGCGGCGGGCGACCTCCTGCCTGTCGACATCAAGCCGCTCGGGAAGATTGGCTGCGTGGGACATCGCATCCATGGCGATCGCCGCCGGGCGACCCGCGGCATTGGCTGGGAGTATGTGCACGTGGCCGTAGACGATCACAGCCGCATCGCCTACGTCGAGGTGCTGGCCGATCCGCTCGGGCCGACATGTGCGGCGTTTCTCCAACGCGCGGTGGCCTGGTTTGCCGCGCGCGGCATCACGATTCGGCGCGTACTGAGTGACAACGGCAGCGGGTACGTCTCGACGGTGTTTCGGGCGGCCTGTGAGGCGCTGGCGGTGCGCCACAAGCGGACGCGGGCTTACACGCCCCGCACGAATGGCAAGGCCGAACGGTTTATCCAGACGCTGCTGCGCGAGTGGGCGTACGTCGTGCCCTACGCCACGTCGCGGGAACGCCGAGACCGCCTGCGGCGGTATGTGCGCTTCTACCACCGCGAGCGGCCACATGGGGCCTTGGACTATCAGGTCCCGTGGACACGGCTACAGAGCGCTGCGTGA
- the cas7u gene encoding type I-U CRISPR-associated protein Cas7 has protein sequence MSTPAELTLGTLTDAVKTAAAFRCRRRLQPAGGEGDKVFPPTFAGAVYAIDRRRVPGREGSVQCVLLDSVQSQANRMEQALQDALDDNKFTMPHVVVDFSEHDPKDGENLDEKLIDVVGKVTSLQVPHRLADAILRDSELDGTRFRESETGKALNRVSLANATPLFELSPTALVFGLWDSTGPKGGLGPKFERAIVSEVVGVGVEVGDLRRGVRRDPLEIRAAVKVVKNPDKSWRMAAEQEKNGKLEWETGSTEPSKINHSSVPFPKQREKKTDDNHYDGVTLEYAEQTTTLSLIVLRHLRFPINGAPSIDVDVAARTVLAALGLTAATLAFESGMGLRSRCLLWPEGPMTWELLDRPGQPSKSFAVSGNQAVALLEQAIAAATEVKLPWPSDPVKLKPSNDLVELVRRSQLEATKDEA, from the coding sequence ATGTCCACACCAGCCGAACTCACGCTCGGAACCCTCACGGACGCCGTAAAGACGGCGGCCGCCTTCCGGTGCCGGCGGCGGTTGCAGCCTGCAGGGGGAGAAGGCGACAAGGTCTTCCCTCCCACCTTTGCCGGGGCCGTGTACGCGATCGACAGGCGGCGTGTGCCCGGGCGCGAAGGCTCCGTGCAGTGCGTACTCCTCGACAGCGTTCAGAGTCAAGCCAATCGGATGGAGCAGGCGCTCCAGGATGCCCTCGACGACAACAAGTTCACGATGCCGCACGTCGTCGTCGATTTCTCGGAGCACGATCCAAAGGACGGTGAGAACCTCGACGAGAAGTTGATCGACGTCGTCGGCAAAGTGACGAGTCTGCAGGTCCCTCACCGGCTCGCCGACGCGATCCTCCGCGATAGCGAACTCGATGGCACGCGATTCCGCGAGTCCGAAACTGGCAAGGCGCTGAACCGTGTCAGCCTGGCGAATGCCACGCCTCTCTTCGAGCTTTCACCCACCGCGCTCGTATTCGGCTTGTGGGACTCCACAGGCCCCAAGGGCGGCCTCGGGCCGAAGTTCGAGCGCGCAATCGTGTCGGAGGTCGTCGGCGTGGGGGTAGAAGTTGGTGACCTTCGTCGCGGAGTTCGGCGTGACCCACTGGAGATCCGGGCGGCAGTGAAAGTCGTCAAGAACCCGGACAAGTCTTGGAGGATGGCTGCCGAGCAGGAGAAGAACGGAAAGCTGGAATGGGAGACAGGCTCTACCGAGCCGTCGAAGATCAACCACTCCAGCGTACCTTTCCCTAAGCAGCGAGAGAAGAAGACGGATGACAACCACTACGATGGTGTGACGCTGGAGTACGCCGAGCAGACCACGACGCTCTCGTTGATCGTGCTTCGGCACCTCCGTTTCCCCATCAACGGCGCGCCGAGCATCGACGTTGACGTCGCTGCGCGCACGGTCCTTGCGGCGCTCGGTCTGACCGCCGCGACCCTAGCGTTCGAGTCGGGAATGGGACTGCGCTCGCGGTGTCTGCTTTGGCCTGAGGGTCCGATGACCTGGGAGCTGCTCGACAGGCCCGGCCAGCCCTCGAAGTCGTTTGCCGTCTCCGGCAATCAGGCGGTCGCGCTTCTGGAGCAAGCCATCGCAGCTGCAACTGAAGTGAAGCTGCCCTGGCCAAGCGATCCGGTCAAGCTGAAGCCTTCGAACGACTTGGTCGAACTGGTCCGACGCAGCCAGCTTGAGGCGACCAAGGACGAGGCTTGA
- the cas5u6u gene encoding type I-U CRISPR-associated protein Cas5/Cas6, which produces MTQAGSAMLAFGIRYLNGFVAASEPDSHERPEWPPHPGRVFMALAAAHFETGAHPSEREALGFIEKLESAPLICAGEASARELVTHFVPVNDRAIWTKDPSKPKQKPPPSLQSAPGIMRVRNERTFARAWLDDDVVYLWWPGAQPSDAACSALSTLCRKVTRIGHSVSLVQMWLASPDELGEPRWVPERDRAEIHLRMAGPGTLEYLEQCFNRTDIERWGELVAGASDDADKKAQTVAKKRLKEDYPEGRSLRRRPELRIFEGYARPHAADESATAPGTVFCPHLIVRSIERESGPYRELDLLCAPQVVQRWRAAILTQINDVREPVRRLLSGHDDEGLPLKDPHLAFVPLGFVGHPHADGHLLGMGLVLPDGLPPEDRRHALRAMARVDRLLLGRLGTWRISGVDATQPPWNLRSNVWTAHPRGATHWSTVTPIAFDRHPKEKNRSSYQREIAGMIAQAALQVGLPAPRDVIVTSVSAHLGVPPAHAFPRLQRKDGSQRRHAHAILVFDRAVCGPIVLGAGRYRGYGACRPLSDGEIAP; this is translated from the coding sequence TTGACACAGGCGGGAAGTGCAATGCTCGCCTTTGGTATCCGTTACCTAAACGGGTTCGTTGCGGCCTCCGAGCCCGACTCCCACGAACGGCCCGAGTGGCCGCCGCACCCTGGTCGCGTCTTCATGGCGCTCGCTGCCGCGCATTTCGAGACCGGAGCGCATCCCTCCGAGCGAGAAGCGCTTGGGTTCATCGAGAAACTGGAGTCCGCGCCACTCATTTGCGCCGGTGAAGCCTCCGCCCGTGAGCTCGTTACGCACTTCGTTCCGGTCAACGACAGGGCAATTTGGACGAAGGATCCGAGCAAGCCGAAGCAGAAACCACCCCCTTCACTTCAATCTGCACCTGGAATAATGCGTGTCCGCAATGAGCGCACGTTCGCGCGCGCCTGGCTGGATGACGACGTCGTCTATCTATGGTGGCCCGGAGCCCAGCCGTCCGACGCGGCGTGTAGCGCGTTGTCCACGCTCTGTCGGAAGGTCACGCGAATCGGCCACTCCGTTTCGCTCGTTCAGATGTGGCTCGCTTCGCCTGACGAGCTTGGGGAGCCGAGATGGGTTCCCGAACGCGATCGAGCGGAGATCCACCTTCGTATGGCGGGTCCAGGAACGCTCGAATACCTTGAGCAGTGCTTCAACCGGACCGACATCGAACGCTGGGGAGAGCTCGTTGCGGGAGCCAGTGACGATGCGGACAAGAAGGCGCAGACGGTGGCGAAGAAGCGACTGAAAGAGGACTACCCTGAGGGCCGGTCCCTGAGACGGCGTCCCGAACTGCGGATCTTCGAAGGCTACGCGCGCCCGCACGCCGCCGATGAGAGCGCCACGGCACCGGGCACGGTGTTCTGTCCGCACCTCATCGTGCGTTCGATCGAGCGCGAGTCGGGTCCTTATCGGGAACTCGATCTGTTGTGCGCGCCGCAGGTCGTCCAACGCTGGCGGGCTGCGATCCTGACGCAGATCAACGACGTGCGGGAGCCTGTTAGGCGATTGCTCTCTGGCCACGACGACGAAGGCTTACCTCTCAAGGATCCGCATCTCGCGTTCGTGCCGCTCGGCTTCGTCGGCCATCCACACGCGGACGGCCATCTGCTTGGAATGGGGCTCGTCCTGCCTGACGGGCTGCCCCCCGAAGACCGGCGTCACGCGCTACGTGCCATGGCTCGCGTAGATCGGCTACTCCTCGGCCGTCTCGGAACTTGGCGCATCAGTGGAGTCGATGCCACCCAGCCACCCTGGAACCTCCGATCTAATGTCTGGACGGCGCATCCGCGCGGTGCAACGCATTGGTCGACGGTCACCCCCATCGCCTTCGACCGGCATCCGAAGGAGAAGAATCGCTCGTCGTACCAACGCGAGATCGCCGGGATGATCGCGCAAGCGGCATTGCAGGTCGGGCTTCCCGCACCACGCGACGTAATCGTCACCTCCGTCTCCGCTCATCTGGGCGTCCCGCCGGCACACGCCTTTCCGAGGCTCCAGCGCAAGGACGGGAGCCAACGACGCCACGCACACGCGATCCTCGTGTTCGACCGGGCCGTGTGCGGTCCCATCGTCCTTGGCGCCGGCCGCTATCGTGGATACGGTGCCTGTCGTCCGCTGTCAGACGGGGAGATCGCGCCGTGA
- the cas3u gene encoding type I-U CRISPR-associated helicase/endonuclease Cas3: MNVLPQFTDVFSALWGFTPFPWQTMLAERVTDGRWPQALDLPTASGKTACIDIALFALAMQADEPLEKRLAPRRLWFVVDRRIVVDEAFDRARMIADKLAAATDGPLKVIADRLRKLAGTDRPLAVARLRGGVLRDDGWARLPSQPAVITSTVDQLGSRLLFRGYGRSQLTAPIFAGLAANDSLVLLDEAHCSVPFLQTLRAVERYRGSDWTETPLPSPFAFVVMSATPPSEVPESEVFPGAERDKALDHDVLRQRLTASKQAELVELKAKRSVEADPLVQEAADRAQQFANDGKQRIAVMVNRVATAGHVADLLEESVGDTYQVVLLIGRLRPYERDQIVERWKPFLKASSPKAPEKPIILVTTQCLEVGADFSFDALVTEAASLDALRQRFGRLDRMGSARTSRAIVLVRTGEADPQKSELDPIYGAALAATWKLLKTKADTESKVDFGIDALRKTLEDVEDLTPYLAPTKDAPVLLPAHLDLLCQTAPTPWPEPDVPQYLHGIGRGAPEVQVVWRADLGEDDPDRTWVETVAMCRPLSGEMLTAPLWRVRSWLGKAGMQDAGADIEGTPDSGDASSGAFRRCLLWRGRRSKVVRAAEDIAPGDVVVVPAAYGMAGLARPSVIHALGREQADLWERVMEAAGRPAAVRLNRAVTSRWLTCEPLRRLIDLVEAPTIEREALQDAIDEILTHAPMEETQEEQERPPDWWVDLLRRVRAGRVERHPAGGVVLRARSAKVTTEEPDLFADDDDLTCVTGREQSLDEHSRLVRQTVEKLVALCLPESLHQVTTEAAYLHDVGKLDERFQILLHQGDELAALAATKPLAKSASIPVSPAQRRALREASGLPESFRHEMLSTQLATVHPNPLTGQSLEDLFLHLIASHHGHARPLAPICEDPEPPPVRGMLGDREFSLSCEKRREWVAHRVHSGLADRFWRLTRRYGWWGLAYLEAILRLGDWYASGLRENNNSDKKGLQP; encoded by the coding sequence GTGAATGTGCTTCCGCAGTTCACGGACGTGTTTTCCGCCCTGTGGGGATTCACGCCATTCCCATGGCAAACGATGCTCGCCGAACGGGTCACTGACGGCCGATGGCCGCAAGCGCTGGACCTTCCAACTGCGTCAGGCAAGACAGCGTGCATCGACATTGCCTTGTTTGCACTTGCGATGCAGGCGGATGAGCCTTTGGAGAAACGGCTCGCACCTCGGCGACTCTGGTTCGTGGTCGATCGTCGCATCGTCGTGGACGAAGCATTCGACCGGGCACGAATGATTGCCGACAAGCTCGCTGCCGCCACCGACGGGCCCCTCAAGGTCATTGCGGATCGTTTGCGTAAACTCGCGGGCACTGATCGACCGCTCGCCGTGGCGCGGCTCCGCGGCGGCGTCCTTCGCGACGATGGCTGGGCGCGCCTCCCGTCACAGCCGGCGGTCATCACGTCCACCGTCGATCAGCTCGGCTCCCGGCTGCTCTTTCGAGGCTACGGGCGCAGCCAGCTCACCGCACCGATCTTCGCCGGCCTCGCGGCCAATGACAGCCTGGTGCTTCTCGACGAGGCCCACTGCTCCGTTCCCTTCCTGCAGACCCTTCGCGCGGTCGAACGGTATCGGGGAAGCGATTGGACCGAGACGCCGCTACCTTCTCCGTTTGCCTTCGTGGTGATGTCGGCGACGCCTCCCTCCGAGGTTCCCGAGAGCGAGGTCTTTCCGGGTGCGGAGCGCGACAAAGCGCTCGACCATGACGTCCTTCGGCAGCGGCTCACTGCGAGCAAACAGGCGGAGCTCGTCGAGTTGAAGGCGAAGAGGTCTGTTGAAGCAGATCCTCTCGTACAAGAGGCGGCGGACCGTGCCCAACAGTTCGCCAACGATGGCAAGCAACGGATTGCCGTGATGGTCAACCGCGTCGCAACGGCGGGCCATGTTGCAGACCTCCTCGAGGAGTCGGTCGGGGACACTTACCAAGTCGTGCTGCTGATTGGCCGGCTGCGCCCGTATGAGAGGGATCAGATCGTCGAGCGCTGGAAGCCGTTTCTGAAGGCCAGCTCGCCCAAGGCTCCAGAGAAGCCGATCATTCTGGTCACTACACAATGTCTGGAGGTCGGCGCAGACTTCTCCTTCGATGCGCTCGTAACCGAAGCGGCGAGCCTGGACGCGCTCCGTCAGAGGTTCGGCCGGCTCGACCGAATGGGCAGCGCGCGCACGTCTCGGGCGATTGTGCTCGTTCGTACTGGAGAAGCGGATCCGCAGAAATCGGAACTGGACCCGATATACGGAGCCGCACTCGCCGCTACGTGGAAACTGCTCAAGACGAAGGCTGACACCGAATCGAAAGTCGACTTCGGCATCGACGCGCTGCGCAAGACCTTGGAGGACGTGGAGGATCTCACACCGTATCTCGCACCCACGAAAGATGCGCCTGTCCTCCTCCCAGCGCATCTGGACCTTCTGTGCCAGACCGCGCCGACGCCGTGGCCGGAGCCGGATGTGCCGCAGTACCTGCACGGCATTGGAAGGGGGGCGCCCGAGGTGCAGGTCGTGTGGCGGGCCGATCTCGGTGAGGATGATCCGGATCGGACATGGGTCGAGACGGTCGCCATGTGTCGCCCCTTGAGCGGCGAGATGCTGACGGCGCCGCTGTGGCGAGTGAGGTCATGGCTCGGCAAGGCGGGCATGCAGGATGCCGGAGCGGACATCGAAGGCACGCCTGATTCCGGAGATGCCAGTAGCGGTGCCTTCCGCAGATGTCTTCTCTGGCGCGGACGTCGCTCGAAAGTGGTGCGAGCTGCGGAAGACATCGCGCCGGGAGACGTCGTGGTCGTTCCTGCCGCGTACGGCATGGCGGGACTCGCTCGACCAAGCGTCATCCACGCTTTGGGAAGGGAACAAGCGGACCTGTGGGAGCGGGTGATGGAAGCCGCAGGCCGTCCCGCCGCCGTCCGGCTGAATCGCGCGGTGACTTCCCGCTGGCTCACATGTGAGCCGCTTCGTCGGCTCATCGATCTCGTGGAGGCGCCCACGATCGAGCGCGAGGCACTGCAGGATGCCATCGATGAGATCCTCACCCACGCGCCGATGGAAGAGACGCAAGAGGAGCAAGAGAGACCGCCCGACTGGTGGGTCGATCTGCTGCGAAGGGTTCGCGCAGGGCGCGTGGAGCGCCATCCTGCGGGGGGCGTGGTCTTGCGTGCGCGATCTGCGAAGGTCACCACCGAGGAGCCCGACCTGTTCGCCGATGATGATGATCTCACCTGCGTAACCGGTAGGGAGCAGTCGCTCGACGAGCACTCCAGGCTGGTACGACAGACTGTCGAGAAACTCGTGGCGCTCTGTCTGCCTGAGAGTCTGCACCAGGTCACGACCGAAGCGGCCTACCTCCACGACGTCGGCAAGCTCGACGAACGCTTCCAGATCCTGCTCCACCAGGGCGACGAACTGGCGGCGCTCGCGGCGACGAAGCCGCTGGCAAAGTCGGCTTCGATCCCGGTGTCTCCAGCACAGCGCCGTGCGTTGCGCGAAGCGAGTGGACTGCCGGAGAGCTTTCGCCACGAGATGCTCTCGACCCAGCTCGCCACCGTGCATCCGAATCCTCTCACCGGCCAAAGCTTGGAGGACTTGTTTCTTCACCTGATCGCCAGCCATCACGGACACGCTCGGCCGCTCGCGCCCATCTGCGAAGATCCGGAACCACCACCGGTTCGAGGAATGCTCGGCGACCGCGAGTTCTCTCTCTCCTGCGAGAAGAGGCGGGAGTGGGTCGCCCATCGAGTGCATTCGGGTCTGGCGGACCGGTTCTGGCGACTCACGCGGCGCTATGGTTGGTGGGGCCTCGCCTACCTGGAAGCCATCCTGCGTCTCGGCGATTGGTACGCAAGCGGGCTCCGCGAGAACAACAACTCAGACAAGAAGGGGCTTCAGCCGTGA
- a CDS encoding alpha/beta fold hydrolase encodes MTRWHFTALAAAVAVGVSFRYRRDLNAARARQAAVKRSRVSTRWGAVEYAERGDGDPVLVLHGIFHNCVGGLLSVRDLFPGRRIVAPSRFGYLGSAMPPNATPAAQADALAALLDVLEIDRIDVVGLSAGATPALQLALRHPEKVKHLVVLVGNLPGSPTAVVQPSWAKLFNRQFPLWALRTLAPSTMARLAGVPKGFAMTAEHARLVSEFIDSLFPVTPDGPIFDAYVSNADVNNYDLEAIGVPTLIAHTKDDPLASHDASRRAAERIPGARFLSLESGGHLMLGQTTILRAELAGFLDGSPPRAEPSSSERQGRRHN; translated from the coding sequence ATGACACGATGGCATTTCACCGCGCTTGCGGCCGCTGTGGCGGTCGGCGTGTCCTTTCGCTACCGACGGGATCTGAACGCGGCGCGCGCGCGCCAGGCCGCGGTGAAGCGCTCGCGCGTCTCGACGCGATGGGGTGCCGTTGAGTACGCCGAGCGAGGCGACGGCGACCCTGTGCTCGTGCTGCACGGGATCTTTCACAACTGCGTCGGAGGACTCCTTTCCGTCCGAGATCTGTTTCCCGGCCGCCGGATCGTTGCTCCCTCTCGATTCGGCTATCTCGGCTCGGCGATGCCGCCGAATGCGACGCCCGCTGCCCAGGCCGACGCGCTCGCGGCACTGCTCGACGTGCTCGAGATCGATCGGATCGACGTCGTCGGTCTCTCAGCCGGTGCCACGCCGGCACTGCAATTGGCCCTGCGACACCCGGAAAAGGTGAAGCACCTCGTCGTGCTGGTGGGCAATCTGCCCGGAAGTCCCACCGCCGTCGTCCAACCGTCCTGGGCGAAGTTGTTCAACAGGCAGTTTCCTCTGTGGGCGCTACGAACGCTTGCGCCGTCAACGATGGCCCGCCTCGCAGGTGTCCCGAAGGGGTTCGCCATGACCGCCGAGCATGCCCGGCTCGTCTCCGAGTTCATCGACAGTCTCTTTCCCGTGACACCGGACGGTCCGATCTTCGACGCCTACGTATCCAACGCCGACGTCAACAACTACGACCTGGAAGCGATCGGCGTCCCTACGCTGATTGCGCACACCAAAGACGATCCGCTCGCCTCTCACGACGCCAGTCGGCGCGCAGCCGAGCGTATCCCGGGCGCGCGGTTCCTCTCCCTCGAATCCGGCGGCCACCTCATGCTCGGCCAAACGACAATCCTTCGCGCCGAGCTCGCGGGTTTCCTCGACGGGAGCCCCCCACGTGCCGAGCCATCTTCGTCGGAGCGGCAAGGCCGCCGTCACAATTGA